The Lolium rigidum isolate FL_2022 chromosome 1, APGP_CSIRO_Lrig_0.1, whole genome shotgun sequence region ttttttattttgcattttattttgaataaagaGACCACCACATGTAGGTATGATTAATTAATATGAATCATCTACTGTAATAAAAAGAAATTTAAGTTTGGATGATAGTAAAAAAATGGTAAATGAATTAAAAGGGCTACGGAAAAAGCTATGCATGTTGTTACATTTGGTTGTATTGTTTATAATTGAGATAAATGGTAGTATAGGTATCATGCATTGTGCTATATTTCATTTACATCATGAAGGTTCACTTTAAGTATTATTTTGCATATTAGTAAATGAGCAAGTACTATGTACACCTTTGCATTACTTTTTTCCGTAGTTGTAAATTTTCTCCCCTTGCTAGCCTTTCACTATAACAAGCGGTGCTTGTTTTCCAAGCTCCTTGAGCCAAACTTATTGCCAATATTATAAttgagtccaccatacctacctactattcaGGATATGCTATCTTTGTTTCCAAATTATCTGTTTTGTGTATGCTCAAAGCTCATGGGGAAATAAGTAGTGGGGGTCATCCAtgaatgtgaagaatcaacaccaTTGCAGGTTAGAACAAAAAGAGTTGCACACAAAAGATGAGGGAAAACCCCTCCAACTAAGGGTGGAAAGTTAGGAacgaataaaaagaaaaaataaaaaataaaagcaaacaaatAGGTATGAAAAGTATGAAGAAGGTAGCATTAGTATGAATAAGTTCAATCAAATAAGGGGGCGTCCCTGGAGAGATAAAAAAAAGTGTCAATGAAAAGAAAGAAGCAAAAAGTGTCAAATAAAGAtgtttatgataggggcaatgggaTCACGCACTTGCCACCATTGACATGAGCTGCATATCCCAAAATATCATAGTTTATTTTCTTTCTAGTATATTTTTATCTTTTAATTCAAAGATTTAGCACATGCTGCCTATCAATTCCTTTTGAGTCAAAAGAATCTATTCTGACTCAAGTTAGAAACAATTCCTTACATAAGCTTATGGACATTCTTTATATATAGTCTTGCTTAGTTGTCCATATTACTTTATGCATTTATTGCTATGCAAGCTTTTCTTACTGTCTTACATTCATGAAGTACATGTCATTGAAATATTATGTTATGCTTGGTATTCCTATTTTGAGAATAAATGATACTACTCTCTGAAACTATGTTTATGACTTTCATCTGTATCAAGTAACAACAAACTCCAAAGTCCACGTTTTGTTTTATCACCTATATGATCAAAGACGAGCATAAGTTAAGATTggtgatgttgatgcatgtaaaatgcaatgAATTTTGTTATTTATTGTCATATATTCCGACATATTTGCATATTATAAGATGTTAAATTCATGTTTTgcgttgatttatggggatttttcATTGATCTCCTTTCATTGGTTTGCGTATTTTTAAGTTTTAGGAaacccctgttttgtgtatttgtaagtttgaaaaaactccttccattgatttatggggattttttACTGAACTCCGCAGAAGATGAAAcccttgttttgtgtatttttaatttttaggtaccTTACGGAACTCAACCGGAGCGAGCATTTTTCTGGAGTCAATATTTTTCTCAGAGACGGaatatgagaagaagaagaagaagaagaagtaccgGAGTGGGCCCACGAGGCCCGAACAAGCACAGTTGGAGCAGGGCAAACCCTAGGCCATGCCACCATGTCTTGTTCCCTCCTCGAGCGTCTGCAGCTGTCCGTTTTGACCTCAAATTTACGGGCTTAACataaaaccactatatatagaccccccgaggcgttctcggaggaggcggcgggaaacacgaaaaccacgaaactgaGGCTGAACCTACGAAGATTAGAGGGGGAAACGCTGCAGGAGCCATCCCCGGTTGCATCTCCACCCTCTCCAGCATCATCAACACCGCCACCATGATGAAgagagagtagtccacctctgaactatgggtttgtggcagtagcttgatctatctcTCTTGTGCTACATTGTTTAGATTCCATATGAGCTTCCtataatgattatggtcatatttgtaattccTCTGTGGCggatcttttattttattggatgATATATGAGTTCTTGATGTATTAATAGATGCATATTGTTACCCCATTCTTTATTGTTTAGTATAAATAAATAACTTAACACTTCGTAGTCTAGTATGAGTTTTACCTGATACGTAGTCCTAAATTGTTTTATTATTTATAATATAATTAAAAATGTAATTACCACTCaattattttttatatatatttataccaAAATTAAGTGTATACTTCATTGTTTatatataaataaataacttAACACTTTGTAGTCTGGTACGATTTTTATCTAATGCGTCGTATATACTTTTCTTTTGGATATGTCCATCACCCACACTCATTATTTGGATGCGGTTGTACACAATTCTTTTTCTTTCCAGCTCAAGACTTCACTGAATCCGGATTACTAACCGTGCAcatgttagagcatccccactcgtctccccgaagaggctcccgagcgacgtttttctcaTCGGGATGGCGAAATTCGGCCTAGTCGCGCCCCCGATTCCTCGTTTtcctccggatttgggcctaaatccatccggcgagcccacgccatccccggtcccccgaggcgcgctcggggactccggacgaagcgaaagcgcgcgaaacgccgagaattctctcccgcgctttcgcttcggcttCGCCGCAGAGATGGACCCGGCCAGTCAGCGGcagacgcatcgtcttccgcgcgcagcaaaggctgccgccggtcagctcgccgcggacgcgtagcatccacgcggcatttaatcgccGAGTCCAGCCCCGCCTACATAACTCGCCGCGAAGcctcgccgtccccgcctcgcaacagtggccggtggggagaccccgGCCAAGGCAGCATCCAGGCGGCGTCGGCGCTGCCGCAGTTCGACGACAACGGCTccgacgatgatggcggcgacggtgacatggactacacggtgttctaccgccatttcggcatgtagagcgccatgttttaatatttacagttgtattccccccctggccgaattcgaaatatattcaaattcggcctctatgtatgaacttcgtcctctatatagtaaatatcattgaagttagtctaaattcaatcgttttttgccgtatttcgtcaagttttcgtttttcaaaattaaatcgaTCGCCGTCTACGACTgggatcgcggctgggaaactggcCCTCCCCACGCCAttttttcgtccaatccggacgaaattaACCCcagatttcggcgtggggaggccaaacgagtggagatgctcttagctttgtTTGCACGACTTTATCGTGTCCCTTGGCGCACAATGAACCTGAACATATTTTGTACCCGCTACGTGAGATATTGTGTTTATGTGTTAATATTAAATCTCAACCATTGAAATCTATAGTCAGTAGTTTCAAATTTTTAGATGATAAGGATTAATGTGGTGTCAGACAAAGTATATATGTAGGATAGACTATGCTACTGGAAAACGTGCATGCTCTAGGTGAGCTGTGTGTTAAATGCTGGTCAAGTGATCAACTGGTTAATTTAATGTAAGGAGATTTTACAGAGTAGAGTGAAATGGTTGACACATGGCTgctttagagcaagtacaatagagtccagttagctgactataagacattaaataatatattttagatgagttggaggagagagaagaggagagagaagggaggtggtctACTATGCAATAgtcagcacgtgctcctaggcactttgtgagagtgaaatgtgggccatatgTTAGTAAAAGTGCTTAATTCTTATAaacaactattatacatgttagctatatgataactacaaatgatatgacatcttgttatagccagcagttggctatactattggaattgctcttactaGAAAGAGACGCGAGCCTTGAGCTTCACAAAGTAAGAAAAGCATGTGGTGGCTCTTTGCCCTGCCTGCAAGAAATGGATAAATGGAGATCATGCTACTCAGGACCTTTATCTTTATTGTAGTTGAATCAAATGAATGGAGCATGTGACAACAGAGTCTCTTTAATCCTTGCTCTTTTCCCTTCCGGCAAGAAATGCATAATCGTACTGTATCTTCACAAATGAGAGCTAGGAAGGGTGGAGCAAGAACTATAATAAATAGCGGATGGAGAAAGGCTCCGggtcttagagcatccccagccgttggggctccccaggccgaaatccggcgttatttagcgccagatggatgtagttttttgcctggggaggcccatttttccagccgcgagcccatggacgcgcacccaccgcgtgcatagcgacggcgcgagtccacgggaagggcaatcgtcggagttccctcgacgcattgaaccgtcgcgaagtggtctggagagccgaaatgactcgtcgggaacggtcgaagtgacctcgatgcgagaaccgccgtaatggagcacgaactccgcggaagagcaaccgccgctctcttcgtcgagagacctacatatacggtttccgacggccgacgccattcatctgttctctcgtcaccatcctccgttcaaccatgagcgatctctcttggccatcggacaccgacagtgaggggaagccgcctggatggcgccattggtgggataaagctgcatcgtccagcagcgacgattcccctccgccggccagcgaggacgaatgggatgacgaggaggaggacgaggaggaggaggaagaggccaaggagcaggccgaggaagaggccgaggaaaaggaggaggaagaggccgaggaaaaggaggaggacgacgaagaggctgaggacactgacgaggaggagaactcaacttcctccgacgaggaggtgacgagccggaagcgtcgccgcgacgacgatgaggcggggccacgtaggaagaagaagtagtttaagtttgttttaaagtttttatatgtaattttttatgtttattcgaattatattcgaaatatatataatctatctatgttgcaccacttgagatttcaaagctttcgttcgacgagggtattgccgtagatcgggaagacgagggtattgccgtagatcggaggccattgtcgccgacaagttggggccacgcgcgctttcgtttcgtccggagtccccgagcgctcccgggggccggggatggcgtgggatcgccggatgaatttaggcccaaatccggacgaaaacgaggaaccgggggcgcgactgggccgaattacgccgtccggatggaaaaaacgctcgccgggggcctgttcggggggacgagtggagatgctcttagtggctAGCTCATGTGAGGCTGAGCTATACATCCACATCTGCCTTAATTAAAAATCCACAGGGGTTCCTCCCTCTGCAGGTCTAGTTTTTTGAGAAAGACTTGATGTCTGGGTTCCTCCCTCTGTGGATCTAGTTCCTTGAGAAAGACTTTGGGTCTTTGGTTAGCACACGAGGTCGTGTGCTAGGCAGCCCAAGATCAAGCCTCAAATCTGTCTTAATAAAATACCACGGTGGTTTCTCCCACTATCGGTCTGGTTTTATAATAAATAGCATGTACATCAGAGACACATCAACAGGAAACGCTTTGTCTGATTCTGCCTGAGGTATGCACAAATATTTTCGATTGCTTTATCTCTGCTCACACTGTTAAACCCTTTTCATTAATTCAGTCCTTGCAAACAATTAGTTTTCACAGGACTCGTGCAAAGAAGGCCAGCTGAAATGTTTAATCATGATGGGCAGCAGTAGTAGTGTATCCACCCTTTTCCATCAACGAGTATTAAGGTAATAAATCTTTGTCATATGTACACTTCCATTTGCCAACTGTTTTTTGAAACTTGTCATGCGTTCTTGTAGCTTGTTATATATTGCTCGAGACCTCGAGTTAGCTGACAGGCTAGTAAGAACAATAGGAAGAATAGGAGGGCAAAGGAGAAAATCGAGGGATAAATCAATCAATATTTATCTTAAATGCGAGGACAGTGAAAAAATAGAAATGAATGTGTATTGGCCTTATGTTTTTTTCTTGAGGCAGTGGCATTTGTAGATCCAATGCCCCAGACATGTCTAGCATGTTGCCAAACTTGAATTAGGATACAAAGTTGCACTTCCTGCTAACACTAGGATCACTTGGTTGCATTTGGAAAAAAAATGTAAATGCTCTTGTGGTATATAAGTTTTTAAAATCAATTTTTGTATAATGTAATTTGTTCAACTTTGGTTAATAATACACCCTCAAGTCACAAACGAGTAAACTTCTCGTAAATTAAAATATGTTGTTGATCATGTGacagaaatttttgttttacGCAAAAAGCTCATTTTCAAATATATATGCTTATTATATTGTCGTCATCCCTGCTAGGTGTTGGCGATCAACATAGCCCCAATTAGCAATGGAGAGTATCTGGCAACTAATTAATGAGTGGGAAATTCAGTTGCTAGTGCTTCTCAGCTTTATCATACAAGTGTTCCTTTTCTTTACTGGCAGTCTTCGCCGATGTAGCAAAAACGGGCTACTTAGGGGCACCATTTGGATAGCCTATTTGGGAGCAGATGTGGTAGCAGTTTATGCCCTTGGGTTCCTATCACGACAAGAGGATGCCATCATGGAAAATGGCACATTAAGGAGAACCCACCCCCTAGCTTTCTTTTGGGCGCCCTTCCTCCTCATTCATCTAGGAGGACAGGATACAATCACTAGTTTTGCAATAGAGGACAACAACTTGTGGCTGAGGCATCTATTGAATCTGGtagttgaggtgaccctggcctTGTATGTATTCTGGAAATCAACTATTCGGCGCGATGTGCAACTTCTTGTTCCCGGCATATTTGTATTTGTTGCAGGGATTATCAAGTATGGAGAACGAACAATGGCTCTCAGGTATGGGAACCTTTACAATAGTAGATCAGCTGGCAGTTCCTTTTTTAATGAGAAGACTCCACAGATGGGTCTATATGATGGATATTATGGTTTTATCTGCTTTGCATTGCTATGGGCTTCAGGAATCCGAATGCTGTTTGCAAGGCGTATGACTGACGACATAGACAGTCAATTTGAGAGGCCTGCTCGTATGAACGCGCTTTTTTTCTTTGATGAGTATACTACTAACACACTTGATCACAGCCAGTTGGTCAAGTTGTTAGATGtagaacttggtataataatgtaTGATGATCTCTACACAAAGGCGCCATTGCTGCGTAAAAGGAGTGGAATCATACTCCGCTGCATCTCTCAGGTGTCTGCTATTGTTGCTCTTGTGCTCTTCTGTATTACTAGCAAAAAACAAGAAGATAGATATGGCAGAGCTGACATTGTTATCACTTACATATTATTTACCGGAAGTTTACTTCTAGAAGTTTGTGCAATGATTACGATGTTGGCATCACCTTGGACATGGGCATGGCTGGAGGCTGAAGGGTACCAAAGGCTCGCTTCCATATCCAGGTTTCTTCTCTCCAGCAAAGTGTTTGGATTGCCCGAGACTAGGCTGTTGTGGTCAGGAATAATGGGGCAGTACAGCCTTTTAAGGTATATAGGCTTCAACGAGCAGGTAAACCTCTCCCAGCGAGTGATGAGCATGATCAGGAAGATGGCTGGAGCATTGGGCATTGGGGAAGCGAAGAACCTATTCTGGTTAAGCAAGCTGTTGGACACCACGAGCGAGGTGGTGGATGACAAGATCACTGAGTTTCTAGTGGACGAGATTCGACATTTTACACATGGGGGCCAAAGGCAGTGGCCACATCTCGGTCCATTCTTGAAGGAAACAGTAACATTGAGGACGGATTTTGTTACTACCATATCCCTGTTGCATCTAATGACAGAGATTCATTTAAGTGAGGTGTCAGCTTCCACTTCTGGTGACATTGGCGGGGATTCCGCTGCTCTGGCCAATGTCTGCCGGAAGCTCTCTAACTACATGTTCTACCTTGTTGTTGCACACCCAGCTTCTGCTTCCTTGCTACTGGTAGCCGCTGGCAGTCCTGAATCTGCAATAGAGAAAGTTCGTGAGAATTTTTTGGCTGTGTTGAGCGAGAGCAAGGATGACACTCTGCACGCAGCCAGCATAGAAATCCGAAAATTAGTTGAGTTACCTTTGACTGAGAGATATGAAGAAACACTTGAGGAGCTGAAAAACATGTGGCTGAGGCTTCTTATCTATGCTGCCGGCAAGTCACGCCCGGAGGAGCACGCTGCACAGCTGGCCAAAGGAGGGGAGCTCATCACCTTCGTCTGGCTGCTCATGGCCCattataagcttggggattgCGGGAGCCAACGGATCGATCTTACACAGGCACGAGGAAATGATCCGGACATACCTCCTCTTGCCCTCCGCGCCTTCAACCTCTAAGGGATCTACGGCAGCGACTAACAGGTAACCTCTAACCACAACTGCCTAAACCTTTTTCTTGGCTCATTTAACTCATAATTTATTTACACACTCAAAACATTTGTCCTCTTTTTACCTTATAAAACAAATATTTTGGTTGTTCTAATTTGTTTTAGAATTTATTCCACGTTATAACCTATCTCACCTACCGTTTTTCTTTTTGAATTTTTAATGCGTATTTGCGTTCGCTAGGAGAACCTTAGGACTGATGTAACATCTGAGATATGAAATCGTGCGCCCTAGCTAGTCATTACTCATTACTACCTCCATTTTGGAATACATGGCATTTGAATTAATTGGAGTGTCCTAAATGTCTTATATTTGAAAATAAAAAGAGAGTACAAAATTTTATTCTAAATACCAGAAGATATTTGTCTTGTATACTGTGATCTGTTCCTTACCTGCTGCATGCTTACTTACTTGGGTTGGACATGCATATGCAGGGTACAAAGGCTTGAGGTGGGAGCACTACGACGCCATTGTGTCAAATGCATCCATCTGCAGATCCTGGCTGTTAGGGCTACTCTGTGCAACCAATGCTACCCCTTATGTCAATACTACCATATAAGAAGTCATGAGTCAATTGTTGGATAATAGAACATCTTTCAATTGCTGATGTTAATGATTTATGCACAAGCACTGTAATGACCAATTGAACTCATTATTTATGGTGACCAACATTTTGCATGTAACTAGTAATGATAAACTTTGTGCTTCCCGTTAAAATCAGCTTTGTTACGGTGAGCCCGCAATAGCTCCCAGCGATGTCCTTTTGGGTTCCTCCGTCCGTGCCTATTGTCCACCATGACGCTCAAACACCATTTGGAGGCGTCGTTCCCTCGTCGTGATGCCCAAACACCATTCCGAGCATGCGCGTCGAGCTGAGGCTGGGACAAGCATCGGAGCGGGGCCAGTTCCCATCAGCCAGCTGTACCACTCCCAGGCCACAACAGCACGAGCTGAGGACTGGAGAGCTAGCCAGTATTCTGTGGGTtcaaaattttaggaatttctcccTTTCTCGACAGTGAGCGGAAAAAAGTATTGTCTGTCAAATTATTTCATAAATTTTGAATTAATAATCAGTATATAGGCTCAACGTGGACAACTTAGAACAACATGTACCATTTTTTCATTTCCAGGTTCCGATGTATATAGTATTCTCACAGCAAAATCAAAAAACTATTGTAAAGAAATCATCACATCAAAAGAAGTCAATCTAACTACTACTTTACATTTCTCCACTGCACTCTTCTTCCTCTCATAAAATTAGATTGATAAAACTTGCATTTTAATCACACTCCCTAGCCAAAAAATAATCTACTAAAATATAATATAATAGTATTGCTTACTTTTTTAGGATGTCATCGGTCTATTAGGATACATGGGACACTCTTGTTTTTAAATCAAactttgaacaaaattccatTAGGACACATCAGcgtttaaatttgaaataaatCAATCAGCGCTTAGATCACAATTTTGTACCAAATTCATTTGTATCTGTGGAGTTAATTTCATATAGTGCAATATGTTATTAATCACAAAAAGTGATACTATGTATAAAAAACTATGTATTAAGTGGGTTAGTTACGACATCTAAGATGACTATAAATATTGCTTTGTTTGCAACCCTTAAATATCTCAACAAATAAAAACTAATGTGTACAACATTCTAATTGGTGTGCAATTCAATCTGGATACTTTTTTTCGAAATATAGGCATTATTCAATCTGGATACTTAAGTTTAAATTTTTGTAATTGGATTTGAACATTGGAAGTGAGGATTATTTGTTGTTAATTATGCACTCTTATGcattacatttttttttaaaaaaaactcgaTAGTACAGGGGTGTCTCGACGTTACTTATATTTCTATTGAATGTACGGTTCTATAGCACGTCATTGGCTAGCTTTGGTGAACTCTCATCCATTCAGGATATGAGGGTAATTCATCTAAAAGAAGGATATGAGGGCAATATTGAATAATGGAGAAAGTTTGAGTATGGATTTTGTTGCATGGATTATGTACTTTCCTCAATATAATCACAGTGTCAACACCGTcctcaaatataaaaaatacgCACGTGCAAATATGTTGTCCAGAAGCAATGCTCCGTTTGGTGTTTATCTCATTCCATATACGTATATCCAGAGCTCATCAAAGATAGCTCCAGGTATATCAATATCCATCCATGCTTGATTAACTAAAATAATTATCCAAATTCCATCAAAGCAGCAAAAATTATTAATTCGATTTGTTAGCAGAGGATGCACCCAGGTATAATGGCCGACACATCCACATTGTTTTTTTTGGCTTATATAATCATTCAAACCCGCAGATAACTTCTGCTACCTCTCTATATATGCATGCTGTCTCTAGCTACCAAGGAAATCCGTTATTCGATCTCGACGGTTGCTGAAAAACTTATAAATCTGATGCATCCATGCATAGCATTTGAGTGGCCGGTTGTGGCTACCAGACGGACGGTACGTCGTTAAGAATTAATTATTGAAAGATGACGACAATCCATTCGTGTGCAGCATGCATTACGAGAGAAGTTTAATTATACAATCATCATGCATTTGCATGATCTGCATATAATTGCACACGATGGAAAGAGGTTAGGAGTATAATTGAACACGATGCAATGCCGTTGTAGCTGGAGCTACAAGTTTTCTAAATACAGTTGCACTAGCTAGCTTAATTAGACATTCGACAACCGAAAAGTGAGTAGTATCATCGTGTGCTGCTTACGCAGAGGCTTACATTGGCGTTGGAAGAGGTACTCCAGCTAAGTTAGGTGAAACACGAGGTCATAAGAATCTCTCTTGTCTCCCAACTTGCAACGCACAAGGGACAAAATCGAACGCAGGCCTCATCTCATCGATCTCGATCTCAGTAACCACTGTCATGCCTACGCAAATGATAATCGTGCCCGCATGTGCCATCCTTGCTGTCGCTTCATCTATCCGTGGACTCAACCATTTCCTCCAGAATAGGCGCCCGTGCAAGCGATCCATGACGCCTACAATCTAGAGATCCATGTATATTTATTGTAAAAACCAATGTGTTCTTGTGTTCATGCAATCGAGAGGAAATCTTTGATGTGCTTGCCACCCCAACCAAGTGATGTCTGTTTTCCCATACACAACAAAAAATACATGGTTTTGGAGCTTGTGGTTGTCTAGCTCTGGTGAACTCGCAGTCGTTTTTGAACTAAAATCAAACAACAAAGAAATGTGGGGATTCTCCTGTATTACTTTGTTTGCGTGCACACGTTTAAGTTTTCTTCTGTGTTCATTTAAAAAAACACAATACATTCGTGCAACATACTTTGTGCGAGGAATGTGAAATACTAGTACCATCTAAAAGCATATATCATCAGATGCAACATGAAAACTGTCGATCGACTGACAATATAATTGCGTCACATCTACccatat contains the following coding sequences:
- the LOC124665323 gene encoding uncharacterized protein LOC124665323 encodes the protein MESIWQLINEWEIQLLVLLSFIIQVFLFFTGSLRRCSKNGLLRGTIWIAYLGADVVAVYALGFLSRQEDAIMENGTLRRTHPLAFFWAPFLLIHLGGQDTITSFAIEDNNLWLRHLLNLVVEVTLALYVFWKSTIRRDVQLLVPGIFVFVAGIIKYGERTMALRYGNLYNSRSAGSSFFNEKTPQMGLYDGYYGFICFALLWASGIRMLFARRMTDDIDSQFERPARMNALFFFDEYTTNTLDHSQLVKLLDVELGIIMYDDLYTKAPLLRKRSGIILRCISQVSAIVALVLFCITSKKQEDRYGRADIVITYILFTGSLLLEVCAMITMLASPWTWAWLEAEGYQRLASISRFLLSSKVFGLPETRLLWSGIMGQYSLLRYIGFNEQVNLSQRVMSMIRKMAGALGIGEAKNLFWLSKLLDTTSEVVDDKITEFLVDEIRHFTHGGQRQWPHLGPFLKETVTLRTDFVTTISLLHLMTEIHLSEVSASTSGDIGGDSAALANVCRKLSNYMFYLVVAHPASASLLLVAAGSPESAIEKVRENFLAVLSESKDDTLHAASIEIRKLVELPLTERYEETLEELKNMWLRLLIYAAGKSRPEEHAAQLAKGGELITFVWLLMAHYKLGDCGSQRIDLTQARGNDPDIPPLALRAFNL